Proteins from one Aspergillus nidulans FGSC A4 chromosome VIII genomic window:
- a CDS encoding glycerophosphodiester phosphodiesterase family protein (transcript_id=CADANIAT00002208), which translates to MEINKMHAISLLLAAGFAVAAPAYNKQSHAVTNIQVGPRPFWLVDQMDDSPLKKKLESCTEKPIRDSSSFSISHRGGPLQFPEHSREGLYAGARMGAGLLECDVAFTSDRQLVCRHSQCDLHTTTNILLIPELAAKCTTPFQPATADSEATAKCCTSDITHEEFLSLCAKMDTSNPNATTPEEYQYGGPDWRTSTYDNCATTIDHKTYIQITDSLGLQFTPELKTPEVEMPFQGNYTQEMYAQQLIDEYKQAGISPKRVWPQSFLEDDIFYWIKAEPSFGKQAVYLDPRVDTQAGYEAAVSSMNKLYKQGVRILAPPIFALLNGTASGEIVPSSYAKAAKKAGFDLITWSLERSGPLKQAAAEGEYYVSTIADVIKGDGDMYRIVDALARKVGVMSIFSDWPATVTYYANCFGL; encoded by the exons ATGGAGATAA ACAAAATGCATGCTATTTcgctccttctcgcagcCGGCTTTGCCGTCGCTGCCCCCGCCTACAACAAGCAATCGCATGCTGTAACAAACATCCAGGTTGGCCCGCGACCTTTCTGGCTGGTCGACCAGATGGACGACAGCccgctcaagaagaagctcgaaTCCTGCACCGAGAAGCCCATCCGCgattcctcctctttctccatctcccatcGCGGCGGCCCACTCCAATTTCCCGAACACAGTCGCGAGGGGCTCTATGCGGGGGCGCGCATGGGTGCAGGCTTGCTGGAGTGCGACGTCGCATTTACTAGCGACCGCCAGCTCGTCTGCCGGCACTCGCAGTGCGATCTACACACCACTACCAATATCCTGCTGATCCCCGAACTCGCCGCGAAATGCACCACCCCATTCCAACCCGCGACAGCAGACTCCGAGGCAACGGCGAAATGCTGCACCTCCGACATTACGCACGAGGAATTCCTCTCCCTATGCGCCAAAATGGATACGTCAAACCCTAATGCCACCACGCCGGAGGAATACCAGTACGGTGGTCCTGACTGGCGAACATCGACCTACGACAACTGCGCCACGACCATCGACCACAAGACCTACATCCAAATCACCGACAGTCTTGGCTTGCAGTTTACGCCTGAGCTTAAAACTCCCGAGGTCGAGATGCCCTTCCAGGGCAACTATACGCAAGAAATGTACGCACAGCAGCTCATCGACGAGTACAAGCAGGCGGGCATCAGCCCAAAGCGCGTGTGGCCCCAGTCCTTCCTCGAAGACGACATCTTCTACTGGATCAAGGCCGAACCTAGCTTCGGCAAGCAGGCTGTGTACCTCGACCCCCGTGTTGACACGCAAGCTGGCTACGAGGCGGCCGTTTCCAGCATGAACAAGCTCTACAAGCAGGGCGTTCGAATTCTGGCACCGCCGATTTTTGCACTGCTCAATGGCACCGCCAGCGGCGAGATCGTGCCCTCGTCATATGCAAAGGCTGCGAAGAAGGCCGGTTTCGATCTCATCACTTGGTCGCTTGAGCGCTCGGGGCCGCTCAAGCAGGCTGCCGCAGAAGGCGAGTACTATGTCTCAACTATTGCGGATGTGATCAAGGGTGATGGCGACATGTACCGCATCGTCGACGCGCTGGCGCGGAAGGTCGGCGTCATGAGTATTTTCTCCGACTGGCCAGCAACGGTGACCTACTACGCCAACTGCTTCGGCCTATGA
- a CDS encoding uncharacterized protein (transcript_id=CADANIAT00002209): protein MYALVINSFKATPAVRRILPCASFHSQYNKLHAPQGQPQVHSTAQVDQFYMSSSFPDDSEMPPVMTQRRTSVHATSQWRQESATDSEADVKADRGEASPEDTYPGAETEPTLDEM from the exons ATGTATGCACTGGTCATCAACTCCTTTAAGGCGACTCCCGCCGTCCGGCGCATCCTTCCCTGCGCCTCCTTCCACTCGCAGTATAACAAATTGCACGCACCTCAGGGCCAGCCACAAGTCCATTCTACTGCCCAGGTGGACCAGTTCTACATGTCCTCGTCTTTCCCGGACGATTCTGAGATGCCGCCTGTCATGACACAGCGTCGAACATCTGTTCATGCCACGTCACAGTGGCGACAGGAAAGTGCTACGGACAGCGAGGCTGAT GTCAAGGCAGACAGAGGCGAGGCGTCGCCCGAGGATACATACCCGGGAGCAGAGACTGAGCCGACACTTGATGAGATGTGA
- a CDS encoding putative ubiquitin conjugating enzyme (transcript_id=CADANIAT00002210), giving the protein MPRKDFQRDLADALLPAGSEDGSFYFTYTSPFDAPSIDVEVSVPDSAEYPRGHHYFVFTISENVPENVPRFLEDSLDSFHGLPLGAFLNTVSDCLNRATSGDDDGPRGFQQDSSANDSDQDSSADEIGWEVGSDVGLVVNPQAKTIDVKKCIRADLRKAQNAGFRVGYLGDPEGSIILSASRRISKLGISGEAMEAWGVRPSQYLVLLIRYPYGYRRLIDVVQRPGGCGMIKLYAGVCADYKPSLSSALHVFANEAAPGPPDLGQETNKDSMEPVLHSIFIGKSLQALLNSRFIDIVKYRLEKKFSWTGAELYMNDGQGRLLVSDESTCQQKYFEPDWRGSPPSFLKHDHLANTVDPSDMSLLLVAMQFTVRRFVRCTEFCLNCYCRIDAGFEALKPFVCSNGLCLYQYMALGMGPSLEWEISSQPYVVDLLISFAYNRAAQGKLKDFPTGFSLNVPNPNRSTDPNMSLYEGKLIYDTKYGPTIHMNQDYSIKIGDWIVILLEPPSPDTSNQANRHTPAYSEPPGLTRSRNELHARVKDISAQPIIYLSDLIFRGHLTQLRSQEFYAGKVQFVTYDTDISSLSPSKRASVALDLLDTLPSVLDMKLYIDQKRGGQLRPLSEWQDRINLSALYILQWIVGSNRSVIIYDNNPQHQIPEMESYIQFRFAQGAPDKEQRFVAAVNKTAKRLNPQYPTLFAWHGSPLHNWHSILREGLHYKEVVNGRSCGNGIYMAPQFNTSIGYSSRHHNYNANSYWPHSVLKSTMAIALNEVVNAPGEFVCSESCYVVQHLDWVQPRYLFVDSRFPSVGLPLRPKAEKLTHVYAQDPNRPVYGSTQAVLTIPISATNSHRSRDAAEPPQSQPSQPKPNPVKGKRKLSSITKDVSHHDGDDDVSVETHPEDRLMLLSDDEGTDRRKQRKDECLTNFSPGTLDRSSIQLLSEPRYATPRATRTLQRLLRQALETQEKQALHELGWYINGNLIDNVYQWIVELHSFDKSLSIAKDLEKASMTSIILEMRFPADFPLVPPFLRIIRPRFVRFALGGGGHITAGGAMCLELLTNTGWLPSFSIESVLLQVRMAITNEFPRPARLDFHAKETEYRIDEAINEYKRVCIAHGWEVPKDLEQIRW; this is encoded by the exons ATGCCGCGGAAGGACTTCCAGAGAGACCTCGCagatgctcttcttccag CTGGAAGTGAGGATGGTTCTTTTTACTTCACCTACACTTCTCCCTTCGACGCTCCATCCATCGATGTGGAGGTATCGGTTCCAG ACAGCGCAGAGTATCCTAGAGGACACCACTACTTTGTATTCACTATCTCGGAAAACGTTCCCGAGAATGTTCCCCGATTCCTGGAAGATTCGCTCGATAGTTTCCATGGCCTCCCTCTTGGCGCTTTCCTGAACACCGTCTCCGATTGCCTGAATAGGGCTACTTCGggcgatgacgatggccCCCGGGGTTTCCAGCAGGACAGCAGCGCTAACGACAGCGACCAGGATTCCAGCGCTGATGAGATTGGCTGGGAGGTGGGCAGCGATGTTGGTCTGGTTGTCAACCCACAGGCAAAAACTATCGACGTGAAGAAGTGCATCCGGGCCGATCTTCGCAAAGCTCAAAATGCTGGCTTTCGTGTAGGGTATCTGGGTGATCCAGAAGGCTCCATCATACTGTCGGCTTCTCGGCGCATCTCCAAGCTAGGGATCTCTGGTGAGGCCATGGAGGCGTGGGGCGTCCGGCCGTCTCAGTatctcgtcctcctcattcGATATCCGTATGGTTACCGGCGTCTAATCGATGTGGTCCAAAGGCCTGGAGGATGCGGTATGATTAAACTATATGCTGGCGTCTGTGCGGATTACAAGCCTAGTTTGAGCTCCGCGCTGCATGTGTTTGCTAACGAAGCTGCACCTGGACCGCCTGATCTAGGTCAGGAAACTAACAAGGATAGCATGGAGCCGGTTCTACACTCAATATTCATTGGGAAGTCTCTCCAGGCCCTACTCAACAGTCGCTTCATAGACATCGTCAAATACCGTTTAGAGAAGAAGTTCTCATGGACAGGAGCAGAGCTGTACATGAACGACGGTCAGGGAAGGCTCCTAGTCTCTGATGAATCAACATGCCAGCAAAAATACTTTGAGCCGGACTGGCGAGGGTCGCCGCccagcttcctcaaacaTGATCACCTGGCTAATACTGTGGATCCATCTGACATGTCCTTActcctcgtcgccatgcAGTTTACAGTTCGCCGATTCGTCAGGTGCACCGAATTCTGTCTTAACTGCTACTGCAGGATCGACGCTGGGTTTGAAGCCCTCAAACCGTTCGTGTGCTCAAATGGACTGTGTCTGTACCAGTACATGGCTCTTGGGATGGGACCCAGCCTGGAATGGGAGATATCGTCACAGCCATACGTTGTCGACCTGCTCATAAGCTTTGCTTATAACAGAGCCGCTCAAGGGAAACTCAAAGACTTCCCGACCGGCTTTTCTTTGAATGTGCCCAATCCAAATCGATCTACGGATCCCAATATGAGCCTCTATGAAGGGAAGTTAATTTACGATACGAAATACGGACCTACTATTCATATGAACCAAGATTACAGCATTAAGATTGGTGATTGGATCGTGATTCTCCTGGAACCCCCTTCTCCTGATACCAGCAACCAGGCGAACCGGCATACTCCAGCGTATAGCGAGCCCCCAGGGTTGACGCGGTCCAGAAATGAGCTTCATGCGCGGGTGAAAGATATCTCCGCTCAGCCCATTATATACCTTTCAGACTTAATATTCCGCGGACATTTGACGCAACTGAGGTCTCAAGAATTTTACGCAGGAAAGGTACAGTTTGTCACTTACGATACGGATATCAGCTCGCTGTCGCCGAGCAAAAGAGCCAGTGTGGCATtggatcttctggatacCCTCCCTAGTGTACTAGATATGAAATTATATATCGATCAAAAACGTGGTGGTCAACTCAGACCTCTTTCAGAATGGCAGGATAGGATCAATCTCTCGGCACTCTACATACTCCAATGGATTGTCGGATCTAACCGATCAGTCATCATCTATGACAATAACCCGCAGCACCAGATACCAGAGATGGAATCGTATATCCAGTTCCGCTTCGCGCAGGGCGCTCCGGACAAGGAACAGCGGTTTGTGGCGGCTGTCAACAAGACGGCTAAGCGGCTTAACCCCCAGTACCCGACGCTATTTGCCTGGCACGGAAGCCCCTTGCACAATTGGCACAGCATCCTCAGAGAAGGCCTTCACTACAAGGAAGTTGTCAATGGCAGAAGTTGTGGGAACGGTATCTACATGGCTCCGCAATTTAACACTTCGATCGGATACAGTAGTCGACATCACAACTATAACGCAAACTCTTACTGGCCGCACAGTGTGCTGAAGAGTACAATGGCTATAGCTTTGAACGAGGTAGTAAATGCTCCAGGAGAGTTTGTTTGCTCAGAGTCCTGCTATGTGGTGCAGCACCTGGACTGGGTCCAGCCGAGATATCTTTTCGTCGACTCGAGGTTTCCATCAGTGGGCCTTCCGTTACGGCCAAAGGCCGAGAAATTGACGCACGTCTATGCTCAGGATCCGAACCGTCCTGTTTATGGGAGTACTCAGGCAGTACTAACGATCCCTATCTCCGCAACAAACAGTCATCGATCCAGAGACGCAGCAGAGCCGCCACAGAGCCAACCGAGTCAGCCTAAGCCAAATCCAGTGAAGGGGAAGCGCAAACTATCTTCCATTACAAAGGATGTATCACACCATGACGGCGATGACGATGTCAGCGTTGAAACGCATCCGGAGGACCGGCTGATGTTGCTGTCGGACGACGAAGGCACCGACCGCAGAAAGCAGCGAAAAGACGAATGTCTCACAAATTTTTCCCCCGGTACGCTCGACCGCTCGTCTATCCAGCTTCTTAGCGAACCAAGATACGCAACACCTCGAGCAACACGCACTCTCCAGAGACTACTGCGCCAAGCCCTGGAAACTCAAGAGAAACAGGCCCTGCACGAACTAGGTTGGTACATCAACGGCAACCTTATCGACAATGTCTACCAATGGATCGTCGAGCTGCACAGCTTTGATAAGAGCTTGTCCATTGCGAAAGACCTCGAAAAAGCTAGTATGACAAGCATCATTTTAGAGATGCGCTTTCCGGCTGACTTTCCGCTCGTTCCACCGTTCTTACGAATCATTCGGCCGCGATTCGTTAGGTTCGCGCTGGGAGGCGGCGGCCATATCACCGCTGGCGGTGCGATGTGCCTGGAGCTCCTGACGAACACGGGCTGGTTGCCGTCGTTTTCGATCGAGAGTGTGCTGCTCCAGGTGCGGATGGCGATTACGAATGAATTCCCGCGGCCCGCGAGATTGGATTTCCATGCGAAGGAGACGGAATACAGGATCGACGAGGCGATCAATGAGTACAAGAGGGTTTGCATTGCTCATGGCTGGGAGGTGCCTAAGGATCTAGAGCAAATTCGGTGGTAG